The proteins below come from a single Streptococcus canis genomic window:
- a CDS encoding YozE family protein produces the protein MRKSFYSWLMTQRNPKSNEPVAILADLAFEDTTFPKHTNDFEAISRYLEDQASFSFNLGQFDQIWEDYLAH, from the coding sequence ATGAGAAAATCATTTTATAGTTGGCTGATGACACAGCGTAATCCTAAATCTAATGAACCTGTGGCGATTTTAGCAGACTTGGCTTTTGAGGACACAACCTTTCCAAAGCATACCAATGACTTTGAAGCTATTAGTCGCTACCTTGAAGACCAAGCTAGTTTTTCCTTTAATTTAGGACAATTTGACCAGATTTGGGAAGACTACTTGGCTCACTGA
- the msrA gene encoding peptide-methionine (S)-S-oxide reductase MsrA, with protein MERAIFAGGCFWCMVQPFEEQEGILSVRSGYTGGHVPNPSYEQVCSKTTGHTEAVEIIFDPKQIAYKDLVELYWAQTDPTDAFGQFEDRGDNYRPVIYYTTEGQKEIAEQSKAALQASGRFDQPIVTTIEAAEPFYLAEDYHQGFYQKNPQRYAQSSAIRHQFLEENWS; from the coding sequence ATGGAAAGAGCAATTTTTGCAGGAGGTTGTTTCTGGTGCATGGTCCAACCTTTTGAAGAACAAGAAGGTATTTTATCAGTCCGAAGTGGTTATACAGGTGGTCATGTCCCAAATCCTAGTTATGAACAAGTTTGTTCCAAAACGACAGGTCACACAGAAGCGGTTGAAATTATTTTTGACCCTAAGCAAATCGCTTATAAAGATTTGGTGGAGCTTTATTGGGCGCAGACTGACCCCACAGATGCATTTGGACAATTTGAAGATCGTGGAGACAACTACCGTCCTGTTATTTATTACACAACTGAAGGACAAAAAGAAATTGCAGAGCAGTCAAAAGCAGCCTTGCAAGCCTCAGGACGTTTTGATCAACCTATAGTGACAACCATTGAAGCGGCAGAGCCTTTTTATCTAGCAGAGGATTATCACCAAGGATTTTATCAAAAGAATCCTCAGCGGTACGCTCAAAGCAGTGCTATTCGCCATCAATTTTTAGAGGAGAATTGGTCATGA